A window of Citrus sinensis cultivar Valencia sweet orange chromosome 7, DVS_A1.0, whole genome shotgun sequence contains these coding sequences:
- the LOC102617883 gene encoding mechanosensitive ion channel protein 10-like isoform X2 — translation MEDKKGNGNDNAVIQINPDTEETRVTEKAKNLNSAASRGDEYEKEEKEEEEEEEEKEDQDIIVGKIKEVSLMLELIMFVSIMWLLIASLTLKRLQNHVIWDLELWKWCLLALVILSGPLLSRCFISVIVFLVEKKFMLKHLVLYFVYGLRTSVSVFIWLTCVLLVWIFLFDDGYGVKGSKETSKIFQHVTRTLASFVAGAAVWFVKTLSVKLISVSFQSKRFFHRIHEAIFHQHVLQVLSAAQENKIKKLRTANTAMQFISRISKRKKSKEKMTIEKISACISKRLFSSRNSDLKSSQSNEIDESNEIKSESEAKILADNIIKNLEKLQSEFIEKKQLQWFLKDEQHVKKVLKLFGAVKSGKIDKADFKKWVTKVYNDRQTLKRSLNDAKTAIEELNRILSAIVIVLIIIVWLLVMGLLTYKVFAVVTSQLLLLAFMFGNTARTCFEAIIFVFVTHPFDVGDRCLIDGVLMVVDEMNILTTIFLRYDKQRIYYPNSVLATKPISNFYRSPREMGDTVEFAIDVFTSVEIIDKLKYRIKDYLERKHKHWSGDHSVVVKDIEDVNKMRMTLYVTHTMNFQDYMKKLKRRSKLVLELKKIFEELGIRYNLLPQEVRVSYAGR, via the exons ATGGAAGATAAAAAGGGCAATGGAAACGACAACGCCGTGATACAGATTAACCCAGACACCGAAGAAACTCGTGTAACAGAGAAAGCAAAGAACTTGAATTCAGCTGCTTCTAGAGGAGATGAATACGAGAAGGaagagaaagaggaagaggaggaggaggaggagaaggAGGATCAAGATATAATCGTAGGTAAAATAAAGGAAGTTTCACTCATGCTTGAGTTGATTATGTTTGTGTCCATAATGTGGTTGTTAATAGCTAGCTTAACTTTGAAAAGGCTGCAAAACCATGTCATATGGGATCTAGAGCTGTGGAAATGGTGTCTGTTAGCATTGGTGATACTCTCTGGTCCTCTGCTTAGTCGATGCTTCATCAGTGTTATTGTTTTCCtcgttgaaaaaaaattcatgctTAAGCATTTGGTTCTGTATTTTGTTTATGGGTTGAGGACTAGTGTGAGcgtttttatttggttgacTTGTGTTCTTTTAGTCTGGATCTTTTTGTTTGACGACGGTTATGGGGTTAAGGGATCAAAAGAAACTAGTAAAATTTTCCAGCACGTTACAAGGACTCTTGCGTCTTTTGTTGCTGGCGCTGCTGTTTGGTTCGTGAAGACTCTCTCAGTTAAGTTAATAAGTGTTTCTTTCCAAAGCAAGCGATTCTTTCATCGGATTCATGAAGCGATCTTTCATCAGCATGTTCTTCAGGTTCTTTCAGCTGCACAAGagaataagattaaaaaattaaggaccGCAAATACAGCGATGCAGTTTATTTCTAGGATTAGCAAGCGGAAAAAGTCTAAGGAAAAAATGACAATAGAGAAGATTTCTGCTTGTATCTCGAAAAGATTATTCAGTAGCAGGAACAGTGACTTAAAGTCGTCACAGTCGAATGAGATTGATGAGTCTAATGAGATTAAAAGCGAATCAGAAGCTAAGATTCTTGCTGATAATATTATCAAGAATCTGGAAAAGCTTCAAAGCGA GTTTATCGAGAAGAAGCAGCTTCAGTGGTTCTTGAAGGATGAGCAACATGTGAAAAAAGTGCTGAAATTGTTTGGAGCGGTCAAGAGCGGAAAAATCGATAAGGCAGATTTTAAGAAATGGGTG ACAAAAGTTTATAATGACCGCCAGACTCTGAAACGTTCCTTAAATGATGCCAAGACTGCCATAGAAGAGTTGAACAGGATTCTTTCAGCAATTGTGATTGTCCTGATCATCATAGTGTGGTTGCTAGTGATGGGTCTTTTGACTTACAAAGTATTTGCCGTTGTTACATCCCAGCTTTTACTTCTAGCATTCATGTTTGGTAACACAGCCAGGACTTGCTTTGAAGCCAtcatatttgtatttgtgaCGCACCCATTTGATGTAGGTGATAGGTGCTTAATTGACGGAGTGctg ATGGTTGTTGATGAGATGAACATTTTGACAACAATCTTTCTGAGATATGACAAGCAGAGGATATATTATCCAAATTCAGTTCTAGCAACCAAACCCATCAGTAACTTTTACAGGAGCCCGCGAGAGATGGGTGATACGGTGGAGTTTGCAATTGATGTTTTCACATCAGTTGAGATCATTGACAAACtaaaatatagaataaaaga CTACTTGGAGAGGAAGCACAAGCATTGGAGTGGAGATCACAGTGTGGTGGTGAAGGATATTGAGGATGTGAATAAGATGAGAATGACTCTCTATGTTACTCATACCATGAACTTTCAGGATTACATGAAGAAACTTAAACGGAGATCCAAATTAGTCTTAGAgctaaagaaaatatttgaagaacttGGTATCAGATACAATCTTCTTCCTCAAGAAGTTCGGGTTAGCTACGCGGGGCGCTAA
- the LOC102617596 gene encoding putative disease resistance protein At4g19050, translating into MDSERVASSQKEKISELLKEDGRSTIILIGDPGLWKTWLEREISKNKVIASSSCYTTLWINKAEKYSSNLLEEAISRQALCESPNIEEWEEQEEEEDEDGKKTEGEMATHQEENKEDKKNYHLVLDGEGINEMDENELVKEASSDFKNLLPSVQPDHLKIIMTRRTTKQSGKVIKFPSMSTEESLNLLKNEFSDHQVSGELFEFIAEKGRRSPAAITMIAKALKKVVQRDSRDLASAIGKAAYYEKPDRGVNELISCAYDMLPSDVLKNCFWHSIQFFRKYRSIHYNVLITHWIMEGYFEKDREVFELEKAYRKAHGALMDLIDRGILKAQDVNIVVMEGAALNMIDSRRKGCGGIDRLRLASVFEKDGGTVLGRVSPLDDMIRTVCSPKKLREVLTLLIDGSRPCEEDHSTFFNLMPKLQVLAIFKPTFKSLMSSSFERLTVLVLRNCDMLEDITGIKELKTLSVLEISGASSLKSNPDELFDGMAQLQSLNLSRCPMKSLPSLPKLTKLRFLILRQCSCLEYMPSLKELHELEIIDLSGATSLSSFQQLDFSSHTNLQMVDLSYTQIPWLPKFTDLKHLSRILLRGCRKLHILPSFQKLHSLKILDLSEVGFSNFTEIKLKDPSTQQLPFLPCSLSELYLRKCSALEHLPLTTALKNLELLDLSNTNLKKLPSELCNLRKLLLNNCLSLTKLPEMKGLEKLEELRLSGCINLTELPNLNDFPKLDLLDISNTGIREIPDEILELSRPKIIREVDEETNQAEDVNRGRGGMFMTAEIQAST; encoded by the coding sequence ATGGACTCGGAGAGAGTAGCAAGTAGTCAGAAGGAAAAAATATCAGAACTGCTGAAAGAGGATGGTCGTTCAACAATTATTCTTATTGGAGATCCTGGACTGTGGAAAACATGGCTGGAAAGAGagataagtaaaaataaagtcATTGCCAGCAGCTCGTGCTATACTACTCTCTGGATAAATAAGGCTGAAAAGTATAGCAGCAACCTGCTTGAGGAGGCAATTAGTCGTCAAGCATTGTGTGAAAGTCCCAATATTGAGGAGTGGGAAGAGCAAGAGGAGGAGGAAGATGAAGACGGAAAGAAAACAGAAGGGGAGATGGCCACGCACCAGGAAGAGAACAAGGAGGACAAAAAGAACTATCATCTGGTTCTGGATGGGGAGGGAATTAACGAGATggatgaaaatgaattggtgAAAGAAGCATCAtctgattttaaaaatctgcTTCCTTCTGTCCAGCCTgatcatttgaaaataataatgacaagACGAACAACTAAGCAGAGCGGAAAAGTGATCAAGTTTCCGTCCATGTCCACAGAAGAGTcgttaaatttattgaaaaatgaattttctgaCCATCAAGTTTCTGGAGAACTCTTTGAATTTATAGCCGAAAAGGGCAGGCGTTCGCCTGCTGCTATCACTATGATAGCAAAAGCCTTGAAAAAAGTTGTGCAGCGTGATTCTAGGGATCTGGCATCTGCTATAGGAAAGGCAGCTTACTATGAGAAACCAGATAGAGGTGTTAATGAGCTAATTTCGTGTGCCTATGACATGCTGCCAAGTGATGTTCTTAAAAATTGCTTTTGGCATAGCATTCAATTCTTTCGCAAATACAGGAGCATTCATTACAATGTGTTGATCACTCATTGGATAATGGAAGGCTACTTTGAAAAGGATAGGGAGGTGTTTGAGCTTGAGAAGGCCTATCGTAAAGCCCATGGTGCTCTAATGGATCTTATAGACCGTGGCATATTGAAGGCACAAGATGTCAATATTGTTGTCATGGAAGGAGCTGCACTAAATATGATTGATTCCCGCCGTAAGGGATGTGGCGGGATAGATAGGCTGCGGTTGGCCAGTGTGTTTGAAAAGGACGGAGGGACAGTTCTTGGGAGAGTCTCACCTTTGGATGATATGATAAGAACAGTATGCAGTCCAAAAAAATTGCGGGAAGTCCTTACACTACTTATTGATGGAAGTCGACCCTGCGAAGAAGACCACAGTACATTCTTTAATCTCATGCCGAAACTTCAGGTTCTTGCTATTTTCAAGCCTACATTCAAATCATTGATGTCTTCCTCTTTTGAAAGGTTAACTGTTCTTGTACTGAGGAATTGTGACATGTTAGAGGATATCACTGGAATCAAGGAGCTCAAGACATTATCTGTCCTTGAGATATCTGGTGCTAGCTCCTTAAAGTCAAATCCGGACGAGCTGTTCGATGGAATGGCTCAACTTCAAAGCCTTAACCTCTCTCGATGCCCGATGAAATCACTGCCTTCGCTTCCAAAGCTAACCAAACTTCGTTTCCTTATTCTGAGGCAGTGTTCTTGCCTGGAATATATGCCTAGTCTAAAAGAACTTCATGAGCTTGAGATAATTGATCTTTCTGGCGCTACCTCCTTGTCCAGCTTTCAACAGCTGGATTTTTCGAGCCATACGAATCTTCAAATGGTTGACCTTTCTTATACACAAATTCCATGGTTACCTAAATTCACTGACCTTAAACACCTGTCGCGGATCTTACTGAGAGGCTGTCGTAAGTTACATATACTGCCCAGTTTTCAGAAGCTGCACAGCCTCAAAATTCTTGATCTCTCTGAGGTTGGGTTCTCTAATTTTAccgaaataaaattaaaagatccaAGTACCCAACAGTTGCCTTTTCTACCTTGCAGTCTCTCTGAACTCTATCTGAGGAAGTGCTCTGCACTCGAACATCTGCCGCTCACTACAGCACTCAAAAACCTTGAACTACTTGATCTCTCAAACACCAACCTCAAAAAATTACCTTCAGAACTTTGCAACCTTCGCAAGCTCTTGCTAAATAACTGTTTGTCGTTGACAAAGCTGCCGGAAATGAAAGGACTAGAAAAACTAGAGGAACTTCGGTTATCGGGTTGCATTAACTTGACTGAGTTGCcgaatttgaatgattttccaAAACTTGATCTTCTTGATATATCTAATACTGGAATCAGAGAAATTCCTGATGAAATATTAGAATTGTCGAGGCCGAAGATTATTAGAGAGGTTGATGAGGAGACAAATCAAGCAGAGGACGTAAACAGGGGTCGCGGTGGTATGTTTATGACTGCTGAAATTCAAGCAAGTACGTAA
- the LOC102617005 gene encoding uncharacterized protein LOC102617005, whose translation MVNPIPESVKRVWDNWNIRGIILFSLFLQTILILFAPFRKSTANRLMIMLIWSAYLLADWAANFAVGLIGDTHRDNQASKPEKSDLLAFWAPFLLLHLGGPDTITAFALEDNELWIRHFFGFVFQAIAAVYIFLLSLPGNKLFIPTILTFAAGLIKYFERTCALYFASLDRFRDSMLQEPDPGLNYVKIMEEYASWIEAKIPTKIFMLPEPTRKPIFNDTDNQTKVVEFDDLDVVHRACYFSKIFKGLLVDIIFSFRERDESRHFFYGRKPEEAYRIIEVELNLFYETFYTKVEVIRSAAGYIMRFLSFGSVVVALSFFHLNVEKHGFDNFDVRVTYILIFGAICLDTIALFMLVFSDRTFAALKKTEHESKSSGRKKPGMATALGWFFALKRPRWRACPHKPDWKVLATHFLLRRWSGSFSGQNLIRYCRKGRPTRVHKVKSYLHLVIEKFIHYADTFISTAGKIVGFLHIRKVITFLGPIRRKVINFFVSKLNQVIHCLPNRKVIPVFGIDKIIYCLRLKSNRFINSLGIIDFVNEILYVSHEPLSLGLWSFIFDELKKKSVYEIDTVTARRISLTRGDWIFEADSENVCNENFKSVRNDLKPYIAENAFDKSLLLWHIATELLYNTDEAVDNDKEFSRLLSDYMLYLLITQSGLMSAVAGIGKIRFRDTCAEAKRFFKSKNVTSDKNIKDACDEILSVNTFAEPAEVKGDRSKSLLFEATMLAKQLKKLDQKSKWKLISKMWVELSSYAASHCDARSHAQQLSKGGELITFVWLLMSHFGLGKQFQINNDQGRATLIVGK comes from the coding sequence ATGGTTAATCCTATCCCTGAAAGCGTCAAGAGGGTATGGGATAACTGGAATATTCGAGGCATAATCTTGTTTAGCCTCTTTCTGCAAACTATCTTGATTCTCTTTGCTCCGTTCAGAAAGTCTACGGCGAATAGATTGATGATCATGCTCATCTGGTCAGCTTACTTGCTAGCCGACTGGGCAGCCAATTTTGCAGTTGGACTCATCGGGGACACCCATCGCGATAATCAAGCTTCCAAGCCTGAGAAAAGTGATCTGTTAGCATTTTGGGCTCCCTTTCTTTTGCTGCACCTCGGTGGTCCAGACACCATAACTGCTTTTGCTCTCGAGGATAACGAGCTGTGGATCAGGCACTTTTTTGGGTTCGTATTTCAGGCAATTGCAGCTGTTTATATCTTCCTCCTATCACTTCCCGGAAACAAGCTGTTTATCCCAACAATACTTACTTTTGCAGCTGGACTTATCAAGTATTTTGAGCGAACATGTGCTCTTTATTTTGCAAGCTTGGACAGGTTCCGAGACTCCATGCTTCAAGAACCTGACCCTGGGCTCAACTATGTGAAGATCATGGAGGAATATGCTTCGTGGATTGAAGCCAAAATTCCTACAAAGATCTTTATGCTACCAGAGCCTACGAGAAAACCGATCTTTAATGATACTGATAATCAAACAAAAGTTGTGGAGTTCGATGATCTTGATGTGGTTCACCGTGCTTGTTACTTCTCCAAAATTTTCAAGGGGCTACTCGTCGATATCATCTTCAGCTTTCGTGAGCGTGATGAGAGCCGTCATTTCTTTTATGGTCGAAAACCAGAGGAAGCCTACAGAATAATTGAGGTTGAACTCAACTTATTCTATGAGACTTTCTATACCAAGGTGGAGGTCATACGTTCTGCGGCAGGATATATTATGCGATTCTTATCCTTTGGTTCAGTGGTGGTAgctctttcatttttccatcTCAATGTTGAGAAGCACGGTTTTGACAACTTCGATGTCAGAGTTACATACATCTTGATCTTTGGTGCCATTTGCCTCGATACAATAGCGCTTTTCATGCTTGTTTTCTCTGATAGGACCTTTGCAGCCCTCAAGAAGACTGAGCATGAATCAAAATCATCTGGAAGAAAAAAACCCGGCATGGCTACTGCCCTCGGCTGGTTTTTCGCTCTCAAGCGACCAAGGTGGCGTGCATGTCCGCATAAGCCGGATTGGAAGGTGTTGGCAACACATTTCCTGCTCCGGAGATGGTCTGGATCTTTCTCCGGACAAAATTTGATAAGATATTGCCGGAAGGGCCGTCCAACCAGAGTCCACAAAGTCAAGAGTTATTTGCATCTTGTCATTGAGAAATTTATTCATTACGCCGATACATTCATTTCGACCGCAGGCAAGATTGTTGGTTTTTTGCACATTCGTAAAGTCATTACTTTTCTGGGTCCAATCCGCAGAAaagtaattaacttttttgtCTCTAAATTGAACCAAGTCATTCATTGCTTGCCCAATCGTAAAGTCATTCCTGTTTTTGGCattgataaaatcatttattgCTTACGCTTGAAAAGTAACAGGTTCATTAACAGCTTAGGCATAATTGATTTTGTGAATGAGATATTATATGTGTCCCATGAGCCACTCAGTCTAGGTCTGTGGAGTTTTATATTTGATGagctgaaaaagaaatcagtATACGAGATTGACACAGTGACTGCCAGGAGGATATCTTTAACAAGAGGTGATTGGATTTTTGAAGCGGATTCAGAAAATGTCTGCAACGAGAATTTCAAAAGTGTGCGCAACGACTTAAAGCCTTATATTGCTGAGAATGCTTTTGATAAAAGCCTCCTGCTTTGGCACATTGCTACCGAGCTCCTATACAACACAGATGAAGCTGTCGACAATGACAAAGAATTCAGCCGGCTTCTCTCAGATTACATGCTGTATCTTCTGATTACTCAGTCTGGTCTGATGTCTGCTGTGGCAGGTATTGGGAAAATAAGATTTCGAGATACATGTGCCGAGGCGAAGAGATtctttaaaagtaaaaatgtaACATCGGATAAGAATATCAAGGATGCCTGCGATGAAATTCTAAGCGTGAATACGTTTGCTGAACCTGCTGAGGTGAAGGGAGATAGAAGCAAATCCTTACTGTTTGAGGCAACTATGTTGGCCAAGCAGCTAAAGAAATTAGACCAGAAGTCCAAGTGGAAGCTAATAAGCAAAATGTGGGTGGAATTGTCGTCATACGCAGCAAGTCACTGTGATGCAAGGTCGCATGCCCAACAACTTAGTAAAGGCGGAGAGCTTATTACTTTCGTTTGGCTGTTGATGTCTCATTTTGGCCTGGGAAAGCAGTTCCAAATCAATAATGACCAAGGAAGAGCTACGCTGATTGTTGGGAAGTAG
- the LOC102617309 gene encoding uncharacterized protein LOC102617309, translating to MASPSPSPQPTDSNSSKIQLLIKTITDFHADLSISSIQDYINSQKSGSDSSDNKGDSKKKDGRNRHQPLLGKLYRRLPSEITTGKKKSSSKEEKEEKSKSKREVNAATNSKSNNDLKQKDNLVKKYLDKIKKDSTENREKLGELIKDHIRRFEGILEKLSSGSIQSEQCLDESREEVRNFEDKVPLVNKYSSTESDGLKQSEIVELMEMFINFREKFGFDEFMEMIINFRNKFRNLKNESKFCLWCFTVFPNNAVVRKRLVENWLITEDKNRAEENREEKNKAVEDDTQEKNIDDILKELEREGFIVPVRKKRRKDVNNRFKMDPLARLAVINSRKPEDLWCKWARLEGLEKGSTQLLTVSGTACRDYEKLLALVNVSEQFPDFQSKWFSNLKKVKVLHLGRWKNSAKHFVEVQGSKFLKELKNMSALRLLSLQGVYGIREIPSSIANLSNLRVLDLRCCYYLTKLPKGLDSLKKLTYLDISECYLIEYMPKELSSLSELQVLKGFLVTDAKPNDKICTLEDLGNSLKELRKLSIYVNNNAIPIEKLSESLEKFKNLLKLKIAWGAGYSKCRNQEGNNEHNKKQEDEAETQGKGGLDGTFGQKDRLLEKLDLHCFPLESLPNWLSGLNLRKLYIRGGQLRSLQGDTHKKYSTVKVLRLRYLNELNVNWRELQALFPDLEYLEKFNCPMISFFPCDANGVWIKESSPEGSKNSSII from the coding sequence ATGGCTTCACCTAGCCCCTCTCCACAGCCAACTGATAGCAATAGTTCTAAAATTCAGCTACTCATTAAAACTATTACCGATTTTCATGCCGATCTCTCCATTTCTTCAATTCAAGACTACATCAACTCTCAAAAGAGTGGCAGCGACAGCAGCGACAACAAAGGAGACAGCAAGAAGAAAGATGGACGTAACCGTCACCAACCACTACTTGGAAAACTTTACCGACGATTACCCTCTGAAATTAcaactggaaaaaaaaagagcagcagcaaggaggaaaaagaagagaaatccAAGAGCAAAAGGGAGGTGAACGCGGCGACCAACAGCAAGAGCAACAATGATCTCAAGCAGAAGGATAATTTAGTCAAAAAATATCTggataagattaaaaaagattCCACCGAAAATCGTGAAAAGCTGGGTGAACTAATAAAAGATCACATACGCAGATTTGAAGGCATCCTGGAAAAACTCTCCAGTGGCTCCATCCAGTCCGAACAATGTCTTGATGAAAGCAGGGAGGAAGTAAGGAATTTCGAGGATAAGGTTCCGTTAGTAAACAAATATTCTTCCACAGAGTCCGACGGGCTTAAGCAATCCGAGATTGTCGAATTAATGGAGATGTTCATCAATTTTCGGGAAAAGTTTGGGTTTGACGAATTTATGGAGATGATCATCAATTTTCGGAACAAGTTTAGGAATCTCAAGAATGAATCGAAGTTCTGCTTGTGGTGCTTTACTGTGTTCCCTAACAATGCAGTAGTAAGGAAGAGACTGGTAGAGAATTGGTTGATTACAGAGGACAAGAACAGAGCAGAGGAGaacagagaagagaaaaacaaagcAGTGGAGGACGACACACAGGAGAAAAATATAGATGACATTCTTAAGGAATTGGAGCGTGAGGGATTTATTGTTCCTGTGAGGAAGAAACGCAGGAAGGATGTGAACAACAGATTCAAGATGGATCCACTTGCCCGTCTTGCGGTTATCAACAGTCGAAAGCCGGAGGATCTATGGTGTAAGTGGGCACGTTTGGAAGGTTTAGAGAAGGGATCCACACAGCTGTTGACAGTGAGTGGTACTGCTTGTAGGGATTACGAGAAACTGCTAGCACTGGTCAATGTCAGCGAGCAGTTTCCTGATTTCCAATCCAAGTggttttcaaatttgaaaaaagtcAAAGTTCTCCATCTAGGAAGATGGAAGAATTCAGCAAAACATTTTGTTGAAGTACAAGGCAGCAAGTTCCTAAAGGAGTTGAAGAATATGAGTGCTTTACGGCTTCTTAGCCTTCAAGGAGTCTATGGAATTCGGGAGATTCCTAGTTCAATTGCAAACCTCTCCAACTTGAGGGTCTTGGATCTCAGATGCTGTTACTATCTAACAAAACTTCCTAAAGGTTTGGACTCACTCAAGAAGCTGACCTACTTGGATATATCTGAGTGCTACTTGATAGAATACATGCCCAAGGAGTTGTCGTCGCTGTCTGAACTCCAAGTTCTCAAGGGATTTCTTGTCACCGACGCCAAACCTAATGATAAGATCTGTACTCTTGAAGACCTGGGAAATTCATTAAAAGAGCTCAGGAAGCTGAGCATCTACGTAAATAATAACGCCATCccaatagaaaaattatcGGAGAGTCtcgaaaaattcaaaaacctTCTAAAGCTGAAAATAGCATGGGGAGCGGGATATTCAAAGTGCAGAAATCAAGAGGGAAATAATgaacataataaaaaacagGAAGATGAGGCAGAGACACAAGGGAAAGGTGGCTTAGACGGCACTTTCGGGCAAAAGGACAGACTGCTAGAGAAACTCGATCTACATTGTTTTCCTCTAGAATCCCTACCCAATTGGCTTTCTGGTCTGAATCTACGGAAACTGTATATCAGAGGAGGACAACTCAGAAGCCTGCAGGGCGACACTCACAAAAAGTACTCTACGGTTAAGGTTTTACGTTTGAGGTACTTGAATGAGTTGAATGTAAACTGGAGAGAATTGCAGGCACTGTTTCCAGATTTGGAGTATTTAGAGAAGTTCAATTGTCCTATGATCTCTTTCTTTCCATGTGATGCTAATGGAGTGTGGATCAAAGAGTCTTCACCTGAAGGATCAAAAAATTCGAGCATCATttaa
- the LOC102617883 gene encoding mechanosensitive ion channel protein 10-like isoform X1, which produces MEDKKGNGNDNAVIQINPDTEETRVTEKAKNLNSAASRGDEYEKEEKEEEEEEEEKEDQDIIVGKIKEVSLMLELIMFVSIMWLLIASLTLKRLQNHVIWDLELWKWCLLALVILSGPLLSRCFISVIVFLVEKKFMLKHLVLYFVYGLRTSVSVFIWLTCVLLVWIFLFDDGYGVKGSKETSKIFQHVTRTLASFVAGAAVWFVKTLSVKLISVSFQSKRFFHRIHEAIFHQHVLQVLSAAQENKIKKLRTANTAMQFISRISKRKKSKEKMTIEKISACISKRLFSSRNSDLKSSQSNEIDESNEIKSESEAKILADNIIKNLEKLQSETTRFIEKKQLQWFLKDEQHVKKVLKLFGAVKSGKIDKADFKKWVTKVYNDRQTLKRSLNDAKTAIEELNRILSAIVIVLIIIVWLLVMGLLTYKVFAVVTSQLLLLAFMFGNTARTCFEAIIFVFVTHPFDVGDRCLIDGVLMVVDEMNILTTIFLRYDKQRIYYPNSVLATKPISNFYRSPREMGDTVEFAIDVFTSVEIIDKLKYRIKDYLERKHKHWSGDHSVVVKDIEDVNKMRMTLYVTHTMNFQDYMKKLKRRSKLVLELKKIFEELGIRYNLLPQEVRVSYAGR; this is translated from the exons ATGGAAGATAAAAAGGGCAATGGAAACGACAACGCCGTGATACAGATTAACCCAGACACCGAAGAAACTCGTGTAACAGAGAAAGCAAAGAACTTGAATTCAGCTGCTTCTAGAGGAGATGAATACGAGAAGGaagagaaagaggaagaggaggaggaggaggagaaggAGGATCAAGATATAATCGTAGGTAAAATAAAGGAAGTTTCACTCATGCTTGAGTTGATTATGTTTGTGTCCATAATGTGGTTGTTAATAGCTAGCTTAACTTTGAAAAGGCTGCAAAACCATGTCATATGGGATCTAGAGCTGTGGAAATGGTGTCTGTTAGCATTGGTGATACTCTCTGGTCCTCTGCTTAGTCGATGCTTCATCAGTGTTATTGTTTTCCtcgttgaaaaaaaattcatgctTAAGCATTTGGTTCTGTATTTTGTTTATGGGTTGAGGACTAGTGTGAGcgtttttatttggttgacTTGTGTTCTTTTAGTCTGGATCTTTTTGTTTGACGACGGTTATGGGGTTAAGGGATCAAAAGAAACTAGTAAAATTTTCCAGCACGTTACAAGGACTCTTGCGTCTTTTGTTGCTGGCGCTGCTGTTTGGTTCGTGAAGACTCTCTCAGTTAAGTTAATAAGTGTTTCTTTCCAAAGCAAGCGATTCTTTCATCGGATTCATGAAGCGATCTTTCATCAGCATGTTCTTCAGGTTCTTTCAGCTGCACAAGagaataagattaaaaaattaaggaccGCAAATACAGCGATGCAGTTTATTTCTAGGATTAGCAAGCGGAAAAAGTCTAAGGAAAAAATGACAATAGAGAAGATTTCTGCTTGTATCTCGAAAAGATTATTCAGTAGCAGGAACAGTGACTTAAAGTCGTCACAGTCGAATGAGATTGATGAGTCTAATGAGATTAAAAGCGAATCAGAAGCTAAGATTCTTGCTGATAATATTATCAAGAATCTGGAAAAGCTTCAAAGCGA AACGACTAGGTTTATCGAGAAGAAGCAGCTTCAGTGGTTCTTGAAGGATGAGCAACATGTGAAAAAAGTGCTGAAATTGTTTGGAGCGGTCAAGAGCGGAAAAATCGATAAGGCAGATTTTAAGAAATGGGTG ACAAAAGTTTATAATGACCGCCAGACTCTGAAACGTTCCTTAAATGATGCCAAGACTGCCATAGAAGAGTTGAACAGGATTCTTTCAGCAATTGTGATTGTCCTGATCATCATAGTGTGGTTGCTAGTGATGGGTCTTTTGACTTACAAAGTATTTGCCGTTGTTACATCCCAGCTTTTACTTCTAGCATTCATGTTTGGTAACACAGCCAGGACTTGCTTTGAAGCCAtcatatttgtatttgtgaCGCACCCATTTGATGTAGGTGATAGGTGCTTAATTGACGGAGTGctg ATGGTTGTTGATGAGATGAACATTTTGACAACAATCTTTCTGAGATATGACAAGCAGAGGATATATTATCCAAATTCAGTTCTAGCAACCAAACCCATCAGTAACTTTTACAGGAGCCCGCGAGAGATGGGTGATACGGTGGAGTTTGCAATTGATGTTTTCACATCAGTTGAGATCATTGACAAACtaaaatatagaataaaaga CTACTTGGAGAGGAAGCACAAGCATTGGAGTGGAGATCACAGTGTGGTGGTGAAGGATATTGAGGATGTGAATAAGATGAGAATGACTCTCTATGTTACTCATACCATGAACTTTCAGGATTACATGAAGAAACTTAAACGGAGATCCAAATTAGTCTTAGAgctaaagaaaatatttgaagaacttGGTATCAGATACAATCTTCTTCCTCAAGAAGTTCGGGTTAGCTACGCGGGGCGCTAA